The Vibrio toranzoniae sequence TTTGTCTGCGTCGTTAATTGCTGAGATGCAAAGACACCTGAAAGCGGGCAACCAAGTGATGTTGTTCCTCAACCGACGCGGGTTCTCTCCGGCATTAATGTGTCACGACTGTGGTTGGACTGCCGAGTGTAAGCGCTGTGATGCTTACTACACCTATCACCAATACAGCAATGAAATGCGTTGCCACCACTGTGGTTCACAACACCATATCGTTCACCATTGCCAAGGCTGCGGTTCAGCGAATTTAGTGACAGTGGGTGTCGGTACCGAACAGCTCGAAGCACAACTTGGTCAACTCTTTCCAGAATATAAAACCATTCGTATTGACCGCGACAGCACCCGTCGTAAGGGTAGCTTAGAAAGCGCATTAGAGTCGATTCGCCAGGGTGAATACCAAATTCTTATTGGCACCCAGATGCTGGCTAAAGGTCACCACTTCCCTGACGTGACACTTGTGGCGTTATTGGATGTGGATGGCTCTTTATATAGCAGTGACTTCCGAGCGCCTGAACGCCTTGCTCAGCTCTTTATCCAAGTCGCAGGGCGCGCAGGTCGTGCCAGTAAACCCGGCGAAGTGATCTTACAAACGCACCATCCAGAACATGGTTTGCTACAAGCATTGCTGCACAAAGACTATAACCACTTCGCTCAGACGGCCTTAGCCGAACGTAAACAGGCGATGTTGCCGCCTTACACCTTTATGACTCTGTTTAGAGCAGAAGCGAACGACACGCGCTTGGTGGAAGAGTTCTTACGTCAAGTTCGTCACACACTGGAGTCACATCCATTGTTTGACCAATATTGCATGGTGTTAGGACCAACGCCTGCACCACTAGCCAAACGTGCAGGCAAATCTCGCTGGCAATTGATCTTGCAAACCCAAACTCGTTCATTGATGCAGAAGCTATTAATGAGCGCCAAGCCGGCCATCAATATGTTACCTGCTGCGAAAAAAGTTCGCTGGTCACTCGATATTGAGCCGCAAGATTTAAGCTAAACCCACCTGGGTTAAAACTAATGATAAGTTTGTTCACAAATATTTCATATTTCTCGTGAGCAACATCACACTAGTCATGCGATTTTTGTTAATCTAGCCGTAACTTTACACGGATGAAACAAATAGAATATTGCAATAAAAAAAGTGTTAGCAACACTTTCATTATGTCTATTTGATTGTATTAATTATTCACGCCTTAGATACTTAGGCAACAAAGGAACTTAAAAGAGGGTTTAATTTATGGCGACAATGAAGGATGTTGCCCAGCTAGCAGGCGTCTCAACCGCAACGGTATCACGTGCATTGATGACCCCAGAAAAAGTCTCAGTTTCTACTCGCAAACGAGTAGAGGCAGCAGTACTTGAAGCTGGATACTCACCCAATACATTAGCTCGAAACTTACGTCGCAACGAATCAAAAACCATCATTACTATCGTTCCTGATATCTGTGACCCTTATTTCGCCGAAATCATTCGTGGTATCGAAGATGCAGCTGTAGAAAATGATTACCTAGTTCTGCTTGGCGACAGTGGTCAACAGAAGAAACGTGAATCATCATTTGTAAACTTGGTGTTCACCAAACAGGCTGATGGCATGCTACTGCTTGGCACCGACCACCCATTTGATGTCAGTAAATCTGAACAGAAGAACTTACCACCTATGGTGATGGCATGTGAGTTTGCACCTGAACTTGAGTTACCAACGGTACACATCGATAACTTGACGTCTGCATTTGAAGCCGTCAACTATCTAGCTCAGTTAGGTCACAAGCGCATCGCACAAATATCTGGCCCAACCTCCGCCACTCTATGTAAGTTCCGTCAACAAGGCTACCAACAGGCATTACGCCGAGCTGGTGTATCAATGAACCCAGCTTACAGTACTGTTGGTGATTTTACCTTTGAAGCTGGAACAAAAGCCGTTCGTCAATTATTAGCACTACCGGAACAACCAACCGCAATTTTCTGTCATAACGATTCAATGGCAATTGGCGCTATTCAAGAAGCAAAAAAATTAGGTTTGCGTGTTCCTCAAGACCTCTCCATTGTTGGTTTTGATGACATCCAATTCGCTCAATACTGCGATCCACCACTAACGACCATTTCTCAGCCTCGTTACGAAATCGGACGCCAAGCGATGCTGATGATGCTCGACCTACTTAAAGGTAACGATGTTCAAACAGGTTCACGTCTACTTGAAGCTAAACTCGTGGTTCGTGGCAGTACAGCGCCACCTCGAATTTAGACAAGGTAAATACCCAAACAAACCGGCGGCACATTTTGATGTGCCGCTTCAATTTCTGCACTATTATCCTCACGCAATCTGGATTACCATGAGAGCAGAACTATCAACTATTGAATTGTCTTGTGGCTAATAGAGATTATGTAAAGCGCGGTCGTGGCACAAAAAAAACGACCAACAAACAAGCCCCTCGCCGTAAACCTTGGCGCAGTGGTCTTTTGGCGATCCTCCTTGTTGGTGGTTTTGGTTACGGGCTTTACTTATTAAGTAATGATCCTGAGCCACCAGCGCCAGCTCCTGTGGTGAACAAGTCGAAACCTAAGCCAGCAAAAGTCATTCCGCCGCCTCCAACAGAGAAATGGGACTACGTCGAAACGCTGCCAAGTCGCGAGATTGAAATAAAAGCCAAAGAGCAACAGATCTCGAAAATCCCTTACATCATGCAATGTGGCGCTTACAAAACCTCAGCACAGGCAGAAACACGTAAGTTGGACATTGCCTTCCAAGGTATCTCGAGTGAGATCCGCAAGAAAGAAGGCAGTAGCTGGTACCGTGTGGTTCTAGGACCTTATAAATTTAAACGTGATGCCGAACGAGATCGCCACAAACTACAACGCGCAAAAATCGAACCTTGTGCTATTTGGAAAGACACCGAGTAGTGATAAGCGACAGCGCAGTTGTGTAACCGCTAGAGTCGCAGCAAAGACAAACCCGAAAGCCTCCCATTGTGGAGGTTTTCTTTTATTTAGTCCCCTTAACCAAATTTCCTTACCACTTCCACTAATAAGTTGCTCGACATCACTCATGGTTCCTTGAATTACCCGAGTGTCATCCTCATATACTTTTTATACCCAAGGATAAGAATATAAAGAGGCCCTACTCGTGACTACCATTGTATCTGTACGTCGTAATAATAAAGTCGTCATCGCGGGTGATGGACAAGTATCTCTAGGCAATACTGTAATGAAGGGTAATGCCCGCAAAGTACGTCGCCTATATAACAACAAAGTACTGGCAGGTTTTGCTGGCGGTACGGCTGACGCTTTCACGCTATTCGAAAAATTTGAAAGCAAACTGCAAATGCACCAAGGTCACCTAACCAAAGCGGCCGTTGAGCTGGCAAAGGATTGGCGTAGCGACCGTGCTCTACGTAAATTAGAAGCACTGCTTGCCGTAGCGGATGAAACCGCTTCACTGATCATCACTGGTAACGGTGACGTCGTTCAACCAGAGAATGACCTGATTGCTATTGGCTCTGGTGGTAACTTCGCTCAAGCAGCGGCAACGGCCCTACTAGAAAATACTGATTTAGATGCACGTGAAATCGCAGAAAAGTCGCTGAGCATTGCTGGCGATATCTGTGTCTTCACCAACCATCAACACACTGTTGAAGAGCTAGATAGCACCGTTGAACTGCCAAAACCAGAATAACGACCTCCTCTATCCATAACGTTGTATTCAACAGTGATTAAAGAATTAAGGAAAAAACATGTCTGAGATGACTCCTCGCGAAATTGTTCATGAACTCAATCGCCACATTATCGGCCAAGACAACGCTAAGCGTTCAGTAGCGATTGCATTGCGTAACCGCTGGCGTCGTATGCAGCTCGAAGAAAGCCTGCGTGTTGAAGTTTCGCCAAAAAACATCCTGATGATTGGCCCAACGGGTGTGGGTAAAACTGAAATAGCTCGTCGTCTAGCAAAACTCGCGAACGCGCCTTTCATCAAAGTGGAAGCAACCAAGTTCACTGAAGTGGGTTATGTAGGTAAAGAAGTTGAAACCATCATCCGTGATCTAACCGATGTTGCGATCAAGATGACACATCAACAAGCGATGGAAAAGGTGCAATACCGCGCTGAAGAGCAAGCCGAAGAACGTATTCTTGATGCCCTTCTGCCGCCAGCTCGTGATGCTTGGGGCCAGAATGAACAGACAACTGATGACACAACATCTTCGAATACTCGCCAGGTTTTCCGCAAAAAACTGCGCGAAGGTAAGATGGATGACAAAGAGATTGAAATTGATATTGCAGCACCACAAATGGGTGTTGAAATCATGGCTCCTCCTGGCATGGAAGAGATGACAAACCAGTTACAAGGTATGTTCCAAAACCTAGCTGGCGACACCAAGAAAAAGCGCAAGATTAAAATCAAGGATGCATTCAAAGCACTAACTGAAGAAGAAGCCGCTAAGCTTGTAAACCAAGAAGAGCTAAAAGAGAATGCGATCTTCAACGCTGAAAACAACGGTATCGTATTCATCGATGAGATCGACAAAATCTGTAAACGTGGCGACAGTTCAGGTCCAGATGTATCTCGTGAAGGTGTTCAACGTGATCTACTGCCTCTTATCGAAGGCAGCACAGTTTCAACCAAACATGGTATGGTTAGAACTGACCACATCTTGTTTATCACATCAGGCGCATTCCAAGTGGCTAAGCCATCTGACCTAATCCCTGAGCTGCAAGGTCGTTTGCCAATCCGCGTAGAGCTGGAAGCACTATCAGCGAACGACTTTAAACGTATCCTGACTGAGCCAAAAGCGTCTCTAACAGAGCAGTACATTGCTCTAATGAAAACAGAAGACGTCAGCATTGAGTTTACTGAAGATGGCATCAACCAAATAGCTGACGCGGCATGGCGTGTTAACGAAACCACTGAAAACATCGGTGCACGTCGTCTACACACAGTAATGGAGCGCTTAATGGATGAGATTTCATTCGACGCAACAGACAGAGCCGGCAGCAAACTAGTGATTGACGAAGCTTACGTAACATCAAAGTTAGGTGAATTCGTGGAAGACGAAGATCTGAGCCGCTTCATTCTGTAGCACATTAAACTCCAACTTATTGCTCTATCTCAAAGAAATAGCAGCTAATAGACGAATTCAAGGCCCACTATAAAGTGGGCTTTTTATTACCTAAAAAATGGGCGTATACTCGAATTACTGTATGACACGATATACCGACCACTAGCGTACTAACGACAAAAGTGCACTTACAATGAAAATAGACTTACGATGAAACAATCTTTACTGATCTGGCTTGATGCCGCGCGACCAAAAACTCTGCCCCTCGCACTTGTCTCCATTCTTACAGGGAGTAGTTTGGCGTTCGCTAGCAATCATTTTTCTTTATCGATAGCGCTGCTGGCTTTTTTAACCGCCACTCTATTACAGATTCTATCGAACCTAGCCAACGACTATGGCGATGCCGTCAAAGGCACCGACAACGAGAAGCGTTTAGGCCCAATACGCGCGATGCAGTCTGGTACAGTCAACGCGAAGACCATGAAGCAAGCTATCATCCTCAACATCGTATTGACGGTAATAGCTGGATTGGTTCTTATTTTTTATGCACTAAGCTCGATTGAGAGTATCTTGTCGTTCATCGCTCTTGGTGTTCTGGCGATTGCGGCTGCTATTGCATACACAGTTGGTAACAAGCCCTATGGTTATATCGGCCTTGGCGACTTATCAGTGTTTATCTTCTTTGGATTGCTAGGCGTGTCTGGAACGTACTTCTTGCATACTGGCCACGTTGAGCCTAGCCTATTTCTTCCCGCTTTAGGTTGTGGATTAATGGCAGTGGCAGTTCTCAATATCAACAACATGCGTGATATCGAAAACGATAGCGAATGTGGTAAGCGCACTATGGCCGTTCGCTTAGGGCAGCGCAAAGCCAAGCACTATCATTTCTTGTTACTTGGTTTCGCCCTTGCATCTTTCGCGCTATACCTACTGATTCAGGAGAAACCCGTTTGGATTAGCCTGCCATTCTTGTTCAGTATCATTGTTGTTTACAAGCATGGTAAAGCCGTATGGAAAACCGATAAACCAGCTCAGATTGCACCAATGATGCCCGTTATTGTGAAATGCTCCCTGGTCACTAACTTATTGTTTGCAGGGGTTGTCGTAGCTCAAACTCTATTGAGTTAATTGAGACTAATCATTGCAAAGGGATCAGGCACCGATATACTCAGAGTAAGTTCATTGTTCAAAAGGTAAACGAATGGAATACAACACTTCAGCACTGTGCGACATCTACATAGATCAAGTTGATGTCGTGGAGCCAATGTTCAGCAACTTCGGTGGACGAGCATCCTTCGCAGGACAGGTCACAACATTAAAGTGTTTTGAAGACAACGCTTTGATTCGCTCTGTATTGGAGCAAGATGGGTTAGGTCGAGTGCTGCTAATCGATGGTGGTGGCTCATTACGAAAAGCGCTGATCGATGCTGAAATCGCCCTGCTTGCCGAAGACAATGAGTGGGAAGGTATTGTGGTTTATGGCTGTGTACGTGAAGTCGATGAATTAGAAGATATGAACCTCGGCATTCAAGCTTTAGCATCCATTCCCGTCGGAGCTAGCCAAGAGAGCATTGGCGAGGTTGATGTTCCAGTCAATTTTGGCAGCGTGACTTTTTTACCTGAAGATTACCTTTACGCGGATAATACAGGCATCATTCTCTCTGCTGAGCCGTTAGATGTTGAACTCGACCTTGATGTCGAAGAAGAATCAGATTAAGTATCTCTAACAAAGCTCCAGCCAATTAGAACAACGAACAAAAACGCCCGCTACTCAGTAGCGGGCGTTTTTTTAATCTGAAGAGTCAATTACTCAACGTCATCCATTTTACCTAGAAGGTTACGGATGCGATCTTGCCATGCTGAATGCTCTTCCTGCATTTGCTGAGTTTTTTGCTCTAGCTCGTGACGGCTTGCTTTTAGCTCACCAGCTTCTGTCGCTAGTGCTTGTTTCTCTTCTTTAAGCTCTTCCACTTCCATTTGAAGAAGTGCAATTGTATCTACTGCTGTTTGAATTTTTGCTTCTAGCTGCTCTAGTACTTCAAAAGACATTCTGGCCTACCTTTAGTTATCCATTTAATGGTGAAGGTTCACTCCACTTATTTCCCCATTCTACTCAGCAGAGCAAGGATAAACACTCAATATATTCGATAATTTGCACCATTCGATGAAAAAAACAGCGCTTTTTACCGAATATTGACGCGAATGATTATCTCCACATCCACAGGCTGATTATTTTGATGAAGATTTATTGTTTTCTACTGCAAATTGATCGAGAGCAATCCCCAAAAACAAAAAGGCAAACGTTTTCTTTTGGATATGGTAAAATCCGCCGCAAAATTTATCTTCCCTCCCCTTTAAAAGTTTTGGAGTTCGCATGAAACGCGATTTAGCAATGTCATTTTCTCGTGTCACTGAAGGTGCAGCACTAGCTGGTTACAAATGGCTTGGCCGTGGCGATAAAAACGCTGCGGATGGCGCTGCTGTAGAAGTCATGCGTAGTCTACTAAACAAAACCGAAATCAGCGGTGAGATTGTTATTGGTGAAGGTGAAATTGATGATGCACCTATGCTCTACATCGGTGAGCAAGTAGGTGTGGGCGGTGATGCTGTCGACATTGCCGTTGACCCAATAGAAGGGACACGCATGACAGCAATGGGCCAATCAAACGCATTGGCGGTATTGGCGGCAGGCGAAAAAGGCAGCTTCCTTAAAGCGCCTGATATGTACATGGAAAAATTGGTTGTTGGCCCTGGCGCAAAAGGCGCGATTGACCTAGAACTACCATTGACAGAAAACCTAGAAAACATTGCGAAAGCACTAGGTAAAACGCTGGATACATTAGTTGTAACGACACTGGCTAAGCCACGTCACGATCAAGTCATCGCCGACATGCAAGCAATGGGCGTTCGCGTATTCGCAGTGCCAGACGGTGATGTTGCTGCTTCTATCCTAACTTGTATGCCCGACAGCGAAGTAGACGTCATGTACTGCATCGGTGGCGCGCCTGAAGGTGTCGTTTCTGCGGCGGTTATTCGCGCACTAGATGGTGACATGCACGGTCGTCTTCTCCCTCGTTACGAGGTGAAAGGCGATACCGCAGAAAACCGTAAGCACGGTGAGCTTGAGCTAGAACGTTGCGCTGAAATGGGCGTAACGGCGGGTATAGTGTTGAAGATGGAAGACATGGCGCGCAGCGACAACGTAGTATTCTCAGCAACCGGCATCACCAAAGGTGATTTGCTAGAAGGCATTACTCGTACAGGTAATATCGCAACCACAGAAACACTACTTATCCGTGGTCGCTGCCGCACGATTCGTCGCATCAAATCAATCCACTACCTAGAACGTAAAGACCCAGAAGTAATTGGTCACATTCTGTAAACCTAAGTTAAACAGAACAACAAAGGCTGATACCACGTATCAGCCTTTTGTTTTATTGGCCTGTGCCAAGCACACCATATGCTAGCAATAGCGTGAACGGCGGCCAATATAGTAAATGGTTTGCTTTATAAACACCTTGCCTCATAATAGTAAGGTTCATGAGGTAGGGATAATATGAAAACAAGCGACAAAATCTTACAAACCATTAAGCGCCAAGGAGCGGTAACCGCGAAGCAACTGTCAGAAGAATTTGACATGACGACAATGGGGGCAAGGCAACATCTGCAAAGCCTGGAAGATGACGGTATTCTTGCGTTTCATGACGTTAAAGTAAAAGTGGGACGTCCTACCCGCCATTGGTCACTGACTCAACAAGGCCATAGCCAATTCTCAGACCGACACGGTGAGCTGACGATTCAAGTGATTGATGCCGTAGAGAACCTATTTGGCCCAGAGGGGCTAGCTAAGGTTGCTGCCGAGCGTGAACAACATACTTTAAAGCAGTATCAAACCGCTCTATCTGGCTGTGATAACCTGATCAGTAAACTTGAAAAGCTCACTCAACTTCGTGAAGAAGAAGGTTACATGGCAGAGCTTCAAGAGCATGACGATCATTACATCTTGATAGAGAACCACTGCCCTATCTGTAAGGCTGCGACTCGTTGCCCTAGCCTATGCCAGTCAGAACTCAATGTTTTCACCGAACTGCTCAAAGGCGAGTGCCATGTAAGCCGTACTGAACACATTATTGCTGGCGAGCGACGTTGCACTTACACCCTAACACCCACACCTTCATCGTAATACTCAGTGCTTGAGCTTTGCGCCAAACGACTGGTCTCGTCTCAATATTGAGAAAACCACAATAGAACAAAATTTGTACAGAATTCTTTCTTAAGCTTAAAGCATATGAAACATACTTAATGCTAAGGAAGGAATGATGGCACATCCACAACCCGACCAAAAACTGCCACCCTTTGATGAACTGGCCCAACTCGCGAAAAGCGATCCTAAAGCATTCAATCAATTCAAACGCGAGATGTGTGAGCAAATGATCTGTTCTGCCTCTCAAGTGATGCAAGACAGGCTTCGAGCTCAGCAAAGTCACATCGATTTAGTCGTTAGCCGCTGCAAAAACCCTCACCATACCAATGTCGTACTGATGCAAGAGTTGCGCTGTCAGGTTTGTAAATTCCAAGACGCCCTCGAAGGTCGCTGTCCCCTTGCTGAACCAAAGTCCGAGAATGTCGTCCCTTTTAGACCAAATACGGAGCCGAAAATGTATTAAAGCGAATATAAGTTAACAGCAGACACACATGAAAATCAGACTGTTATAATACAAAAAAGGGAGCGCAAGGCTCCCTTCTTATATCCATTCAATTGTTATACTGGATCTTCACCGTAGTCGTTACGCCCTTCTGTGCCTTTCAACAAGCCACATTCAATCAAAATCCATAGCCCACACACTAATGCCGCAGCGGTAGCCACCATATGAATTGGCGATACCGACTCTGTCGTAGTTGCTGCCATTGGCGAGGCTAAACGTCCCAGAACGAGAGGCACATTTAACAATAACCAGTAGTTCGACTTATTACGGTCATGCCAACGCTTAGCCGTTACCGCAAGATCTGGAATAACCAGCACCAGTAAGAAAATTGGCAGTAGAATATAAGTGTATGCGGGGAACAAAACCGAGATACCCGAAGCAAAACCAGTAATCGCCACATAGTAGAAAATATTCCACATCCAATAAGTCTTACGACCAATTCTCCCCTTGAAAGAGAGCAGTAAATCTTTCATCGACATCTTAAAGTACTCAAAAATTAATACGCTACCAAAAAGTTAGCAGCAAATAGCCCGTTAATCACTTTTAATTAGTTAATCACTTTCTGAAAGCAATCTTTATCCATATCTCTTATGTTCACCGTAAGGCTGCGGATATGACTTGCCTGTTCTTGTAGGGCTTGCATTAGCAAACGTGACAACTCTCTTTTCTGTTCTTCGGTACGTCCTGAAAGTAACTCGAAGCTGATGTGAATAAAATCCACACTGTCCTCTTCGTCACCGACTAGCCAGTTATGACAACGCAGTGAACGCGACTTCACAGAAGGCACATCAAACAAGCCACAGTTTAATGCAACTTGATGAAGATCTTCTAGTAAACCTTGGATATTCACTCGCTCGTCCACTGAATTTGAGTACTCTAAAACTAGATTCGGCATTATTACTTCCTATTGTTAACGCAATCGTTTGTCTCTTAATAGCAACTAACGGTGAAAAATCCGAGAAGTTAGCGATTATTCTGTCTGTCGGATCACTGATATATGCACAAAATCTACTCTTACCATTGAGTAAGATCCAAGAAAGTCATGACCACAGTCATGATCTGTTGATATTAATCTGTTATATTATTTCGTAATAAAGTTTACTTTTTCACATTCGATTTATTTAAATACTTTGGAGATATTCCTATGCGTCATCCTGTAGTTATGGGTAACTGGAAACTAAACGGCAGCAAAGAAATGGTTGTTGATCTACTAAACGGTCTTAACGCTGAACTTGAAGGCGTAACAGGCGTAGACGTAGCAGTTGCTCCACCAGCACTTTTCGTTGATCTAGCAGAGCGTACGCTTACTGAAGCGGGCAGCGCGATCATCCTAGGTGCTCAAAACTCTGACCTAAACAACAGCGGTGCATTCACTGGCGACATGTCTCCAGCAATGCTTAAAGAGTTCGGCGCATCTCACATCATCATCGGTCACTCTGAGCGCCGTGAATACCACAACGAATCAGACGAGTTCGTAGCTAAGAAATTCGCATTCCTAAAAGAGAACGGCCTAACTCCAGTGCTTTGTATCGGTGAATCTGAAGCACAAAACGAAGCAGGCGAAACGGTTGCTGTATGTGCTCGTCAGCTTGATGCTGTTATCAACACTCAAGGTGTTGAAGCTCTTGAAGACGCAATCATCGCTTACGAACCAATCTGGGCTATCGGTACTGGTAAAGCAGCAACAGCTGAAGATGCACAACGCATCCACGCTCAAATCCGTGCACACATCGCAGAGAAATCTGAAGACGTTGCTAAGAAAGTTGTTATCCAATACGGCGGTTCTGTTAAGCCAGACAACGCAGCAGCTTACTTCGCACAGCCAGACATCGACGGTGCTCTAGTTGGCGGCGCAGCTCTAGACGCGAAAAGCTTCGCAGCTATCGCTAAAGCAGCAGCTGAAGCAAAAGCTTAATTTAAACTTCACCGTTTAAATTGAATGAAAGGTCAACTTAGGTTGGCCTTTTTTATTGTCTGTCGTTTGGGATTCAAGCTTCAAACTCAAATGACAGGCACAAAAAAACCGCTAATAAATCAGCGGTTTTTAAAATATTTAAGTTAACGCTAAGCGTACTTAGAACAACTCTTCGGCAACGCGGAACAGCTCAGAACGGTCAGGGTTCTGCATGTTCTCGATACAATCGATGATGTCGTGGTGAACAAGTTCTTCTTTCTCGATACCAACACAACGTCCACCGTGACCTTCTTGAAGAAGGTGAACAGCGTAGTTACCCATACGAGAAGCCAGTACACGGTCAAATGCAGTAGGACGACCACCACGTTGGATATGACCAAGAACCGTTGCACGAGTCTCACGACCTGTTGCCGTTTCGATCTCCTTCGCTAGCTCGTTCGCATCCATCATAAGCTCGGTTAGAGCGATGATTGCGTGCTTCTTACCTTTAGCAATGCCATCTTGAATATTGCTAATTAATTGATCTTTATCTAGGCCAGTCTCTGGCGTAATGATGTACTCACAACCACCCGCGATCGCAGACATAAGCGTAAGGTCACCACAGTGACGGCCCATGATTTCAACAATAGAAATACGTTGGTGAGAAGAAGACGTGTCGCGCAGACGGTCGATTGAATCGATAACCGTGTTAAGCGCAGTTAGGTAGCCAACTGTGTAATCAGTGCCTGCGATATCATTATCGATCGTACCTGGAAGGCCGATACATGGGTAACCCATTTCAGTCAGTTTTTTCGCTCCCATATAAGAGCCATCGCCACCAATAACAACCAGCGCTTCGATACCGTGCTTCTTAAGGTTCTCGATGCCTTTCTCGCGAACTTTAACATCTTTGAATTCAGGGAAACGTGCAGAACCAAGGAAAGTTCCGCCACGGTTGATTACGTCAGATACGCTTGAACGGTCAAGCTTTTCGATACGGTCTTCAACAAGGCCTTGGTAGCCATCGTGAATGCCGTAAACTTCAATGCCAACTGATAGCGCGGTACGAACTACACCGCGAATTGCTGCGTTCATGCCTGGAGCGTCACCACCACTGGTCAAAACACCGATCTTCTTAATCATGCTCACCCTCGATTTTTGGGAATCTATTATTCAATTCTTTTGCTTGCTGATCGTATATCAACAAGATTTTAAATCTATATTTGTGCTTTATGTTACATTTCCTCAATAGGAATAGCACTTAAATCGCGTAAATTTATGTAACATTTCTACTTCTGTAAGAGTATTACAGTTTTAACTAATAACTTTGTTGATTCACATCAGAATCAACATTAATTGTTATACGGTGGTTTTTGTATCACCAAAGAATTAGCAATTTTTACTCACTTTAGTTCAAAAGCCATACACTTACCATTTGCTCGCCATTTTTCCGGTCTATTACCAAGAATGAAATTTCTGCTGCTTCTCGGGTCCAAATACGACCGAATACGGGTCTTGATGGATTAATACATCAGCATCAGGGAACACGGAGATAAGCTTAGCCTCTACTTCGTCAGAAATGCGATGCGCTTCAATAAGTGGGATAGTATCTTCAAGCTCTAAATGCAATTGAATGAATCGAATTGGCCCTGAACGGCGCGTTCTTAGCTGGTGCACACCGAGTACGCCTTCCACACTCAACGATGTTTCTTTTATCTGTTCCAGCTCTTCATCGGGCAGTTTCCTATCCAGTAAAGATTGAATGGCTTCCATCGCCATTTGATAAGCACTATAAAGAATGTAGATACCGATACCAATCGCGAACACCGAATCCGCTTGCCCAATGCCAAACCAGCTCAATGCAAGCGCCAACATAATGGCCGCATTCATGTAAAGATCAGACTGATAGTGCAGTGAATCCGCCGCAATAGCTTGGCTACCGGTTTTTTTCACCACGTGCTTTTGAAATCTGACTAAACCATAGGTCATCACTATTGCGAACAAGCTGACGTAGATACCGATTTCCGGGGAATTCAATTCGTGTGGCCTAAAAAAGCGTTCAATACCATTAAGAATAAGGAAGCAGGCCGAGCCTGAAATAAACATCGCTTGTGCTAATGCGGCAAGAGATTCAGCTTTACCATGACCAAAGGTATGTTCTTTGTCGGCGGGCTGTAAAGAGTAACGAACCACAATAAGATTGACGACAGAAGCGGCGATATCCAACATTGAATCCACCACCGAAGCCAACAGACTCACTGAACCTGTCACCCACCACGCTGCGACTTTCACTATCAATAAAACAGTAGCGATGGTGG is a genomic window containing:
- the fieF gene encoding CDF family cation-efflux transporter FieF (FieF, a metal efflux transporter, is a member of the CDF (cation diffusion facilitator) family of transporters.) — encoded protein: MKQEYARLVTLAAWAATTIATVLLIVKVAAWWVTGSVSLLASVVDSMLDIAASVVNLIVVRYSLQPADKEHTFGHGKAESLAALAQAMFISGSACFLILNGIERFFRPHELNSPEIGIYVSLFAIVMTYGLVRFQKHVVKKTGSQAIAADSLHYQSDLYMNAAIMLALALSWFGIGQADSVFAIGIGIYILYSAYQMAMEAIQSLLDRKLPDEELEQIKETSLSVEGVLGVHQLRTRRSGPIRFIQLHLELEDTIPLIEAHRISDEVEAKLISVFPDADVLIHQDPYSVVFGPEKQQKFHSW